One Kitasatospora sp. NBC_01287 DNA window includes the following coding sequences:
- a CDS encoding Gfo/Idh/MocA family protein: MSQTPALDAALPVGVIGLGDIAQKAYLPVLTALPGLDLRLMTRDRAKLDRLGDTYRVEAAHRFTDLGELIASGIRAAFVHAATDQHVAIVEQLLTAGVEVYVDKPLDHTLDGARRLVDLADRCGRSLMVGFNRRHAPGYVQAKERPRDLIVLQKNREGLAEAPRSLVFDDFIHVVDLLRFLVPGEIEHVDVRARERDGLVEHVVLTLAGDGFTALGIMNRVSGSTEEILEVSGGDSKRAVVNLAEVIDHRGQPTVRRRGDWVPVARQRGIEQIVVSFLDAVRSGKVLDAHDALRTHELCEEIVGRIESV, translated from the coding sequence ATGAGTCAGACCCCCGCCCTCGACGCCGCGCTCCCGGTCGGGGTGATCGGCCTGGGCGACATCGCGCAGAAGGCCTACCTGCCGGTGCTCACCGCCCTGCCGGGCCTCGATCTGCGGCTGATGACCCGTGACCGGGCCAAGCTCGACCGGCTCGGTGACACCTACCGCGTCGAGGCGGCACACCGGTTCACCGACCTCGGCGAGCTGATCGCCAGCGGCATCCGGGCGGCGTTCGTGCACGCCGCCACCGACCAGCACGTCGCGATCGTCGAGCAACTGCTCACGGCCGGCGTCGAGGTCTACGTCGACAAGCCCCTCGACCACACCCTGGACGGGGCCCGCCGCCTGGTCGACCTCGCCGACCGGTGCGGCCGCTCGCTGATGGTGGGCTTCAACCGGCGGCACGCGCCCGGCTACGTGCAGGCGAAGGAGCGCCCGCGCGACCTGATCGTGCTGCAGAAGAACCGCGAAGGCCTGGCGGAGGCGCCTCGCTCGCTGGTCTTCGACGACTTCATCCACGTGGTGGACCTGCTCCGCTTCCTCGTGCCCGGCGAGATCGAGCACGTGGACGTCCGGGCCCGCGAGCGGGACGGCCTGGTGGAGCACGTAGTCCTCACCCTTGCTGGGGACGGCTTCACGGCGCTGGGCATCATGAACCGGGTCAGCGGCTCGACCGAGGAGATCCTGGAGGTCTCCGGCGGCGACTCCAAGCGCGCCGTGGTGAACCTCGCGGAGGTCATCGACCATCGCGGTCAGCCCACGGTCCGCCGGCGCGGTGACTGGGTCCCGGTGGCCCGCCAACGCGGCATCGAGCAGATCGTGGTGAGCTTCCTGGACGCCGTCCGGTCCGGCAAGGTCCTCGACGCCCACGATGCCCTGCGCACCCACGAGTTGTGTGAGGAGATCGTCGGACGCATCGAGAGCGTCTGA
- a CDS encoding LysR family transcriptional regulator, whose product MIDARRLRTLRAVADHRTVTAAAAALYLTPSAVSQQLAALEQETGHALLARDGRGVRLTAAGEILVGHADAVLAQLERAEADLAAYAGGAQGQVTVASFATGIALVLAPAIGALATAAPGVRLQVLDVEGDASLPMLLDGQADLVVAVEYRGAPRADDQRLARFPLYAEPFEAVLPLDHRLAGRPGPLPMAELAAEPWIGPYPGNPCHDVVLLACEHAGFTPRLVHSSDDFSAVLALASAGAGVALVPRSALRGVDLSRVAVRPVDSELATRKVFAAVRGGAEQHPLIRPVLRALEAAAAELGRPVAAAAEPA is encoded by the coding sequence GTGATCGACGCCAGACGCCTGCGCACCCTGCGTGCCGTGGCGGACCACCGAACGGTGACCGCCGCGGCCGCCGCGCTCTACCTCACCCCGTCGGCCGTCTCCCAGCAGCTGGCCGCCCTGGAGCAGGAGACCGGGCACGCGCTGCTCGCCCGGGACGGGCGCGGGGTGCGGCTGACGGCGGCCGGCGAGATCCTGGTCGGCCACGCGGACGCGGTGCTGGCCCAGCTGGAGCGGGCCGAGGCCGACCTCGCCGCCTACGCGGGCGGTGCTCAGGGCCAGGTCACGGTGGCCTCCTTCGCCACCGGCATCGCGCTGGTGCTGGCGCCCGCGATCGGCGCGCTGGCCACCGCCGCCCCCGGCGTGCGGCTCCAGGTGCTGGACGTCGAGGGCGACGCCAGCCTGCCGATGCTGCTGGACGGACAGGCCGACCTGGTGGTGGCCGTCGAGTACCGTGGCGCGCCCCGGGCCGACGACCAGCGGCTGGCCCGCTTCCCCCTCTACGCCGAGCCGTTCGAGGCGGTGCTGCCGCTGGACCACCGGCTCGCCGGGCGGCCCGGGCCGCTGCCGATGGCCGAGCTGGCCGCCGAGCCGTGGATCGGCCCCTACCCCGGCAACCCCTGCCACGACGTGGTCCTGCTCGCCTGCGAGCACGCCGGCTTCACCCCGCGCCTGGTGCACTCCTCGGACGACTTCAGCGCGGTGCTGGCGCTGGCCTCGGCGGGCGCGGGGGTGGCCCTGGTGCCGCGTTCGGCGCTGCGCGGGGTCGACCTGTCGCGGGTCGCGGTGCGCCCGGTGGACAGCGAGCTCGCCACCCGCAAGGTCTTCGCGGCCGTGCGCGGCGGCGCCGAGCAGCACCCGCTGATCCGCCCGGTGCTACGGGCGCTGGAGGCGGCCGCGGCCGAACTGGGCCGGCCCGTGGCAGCCGCCGCGGAGCCCGCCTGA
- a CDS encoding glycine C-acetyltransferase — translation MFDSVRASVNETLAEITEAGLFKPERVIGSPQSASVTVSGGGRAGEVLNFCANNYLGLADHPAVVAAAKEALDRWGYGMASVRFICGTQDVHKELEARLSAFLGQEDTILYSSCFDANGGVFETLLDERDAVISDALNHASIIDGIRLCKATRKRYANRDMAELEQQLKETQDARRRLIVTDGVFSMDGYVAPLREICDLADRYDAMVMVDDSHAVGFVGPGGRGTPELHGVMDRVDIITGTLGKALGGASGGYVAARREIVALLRQRSRPYLFSNSLAPVIAAASLTVLDLLETSHELRERLRANTALFRSAMTGAGFEILPGDHPIAPVMIGDAAKAGRLAELLLERGVYVIGFSYPVVPSGQARIRVQLSAAHSTEDVERVVAAFIDARAALEA, via the coding sequence ATGTTCGATTCCGTCCGCGCGTCCGTCAACGAGACCCTCGCCGAGATCACCGAGGCCGGGCTGTTCAAGCCCGAGCGGGTGATCGGCAGCCCGCAGAGCGCGTCCGTCACGGTGAGCGGCGGCGGCCGCGCGGGCGAGGTGCTCAACTTCTGCGCCAACAACTACCTGGGCCTGGCCGACCACCCCGCCGTGGTCGCCGCCGCCAAGGAGGCGCTGGACCGCTGGGGCTACGGGATGGCCTCGGTGCGGTTCATCTGCGGCACCCAGGACGTGCACAAGGAGCTGGAGGCGCGGCTGTCGGCGTTCCTCGGCCAGGAGGACACGATCCTCTACTCCTCCTGCTTCGACGCCAACGGCGGTGTCTTCGAGACCCTGCTCGACGAGCGCGACGCGGTGATCTCGGACGCGCTCAACCACGCGAGCATCATCGACGGCATCCGGCTCTGCAAGGCCACCCGCAAGCGCTACGCCAACCGCGACATGGCCGAGCTGGAGCAGCAGCTCAAGGAGACCCAGGACGCCCGGCGCCGGCTGATCGTCACCGACGGCGTCTTCTCGATGGACGGCTACGTCGCCCCGCTGCGCGAGATCTGCGACCTGGCCGACCGCTACGACGCGATGGTGATGGTGGACGACTCGCACGCGGTGGGTTTCGTCGGCCCCGGCGGGCGCGGCACCCCCGAGCTGCACGGCGTGATGGACCGGGTCGACATCATCACCGGCACCCTGGGCAAGGCCCTCGGCGGCGCGTCCGGCGGCTACGTCGCCGCCCGCCGCGAGATCGTCGCCCTGCTGCGCCAGCGCTCGCGCCCGTACCTGTTCTCCAACTCGCTCGCGCCGGTGATCGCGGCCGCCTCGCTCACCGTTCTCGACCTGCTGGAGACCTCGCACGAGCTGCGCGAGAGGCTGCGCGCCAACACCGCGCTGTTCCGCTCCGCGATGACCGGGGCCGGCTTCGAGATCCTGCCCGGCGACCACCCGATCGCCCCCGTGATGATCGGCGACGCGGCCAAGGCCGGCCGGCTCGCCGAACTGCTGCTGGAGCGCGGGGTGTACGTGATCGGCTTCTCCTACCCGGTGGTCCCCAGCGGCCAGGCCCGGATCCGGGTCCAGCTCTCGGCGGCGCACTCCACCGAGGACGTCGAGCGGGTGGTGGCGGCCTTCATCGACGCCCGGGCCGCGCTGGAGGCCTGA
- the tdh gene encoding L-threonine 3-dehydrogenase translates to MKALVKKQAEPGLWLTEVPEPEIGPTDVLIKVLRTGICGTDLHIRKWDGWAQQTIRTPMTIGHEFVGEVVALGPAVADVSVGDLVSGEGHLVCGKCRNCLAGRRHLCRNTIGLGVNRDGAFAEYVALPASNVWVHRVPVDLDVAAIFDPFGNAVHTALSFPLVGEDVLVTGAGPIGIMAAAVAKHAGARHVMITDVSPYRLDLARQVGVSLALDVSEHTIEEGQQKLGLREGFDVGLEMSGRPEALRSMIDNMTHGGRIAMLGLPAEDFSIDWAKVVTSMITIKGIYGREMFETWYAMSVLLEGGLDLTPVITGRYAAQDFEAAFDEAASGRCGKIILDWSTI, encoded by the coding sequence GTGAAGGCACTCGTCAAGAAGCAGGCCGAGCCCGGACTCTGGCTGACCGAGGTCCCGGAGCCCGAGATCGGCCCGACCGACGTGCTGATCAAGGTGCTGCGCACCGGCATCTGCGGCACCGACCTGCACATCCGCAAGTGGGACGGCTGGGCGCAGCAGACCATCCGCACCCCGATGACCATCGGCCACGAGTTCGTCGGCGAGGTCGTCGCCCTCGGCCCGGCGGTCGCCGACGTCAGCGTGGGCGACCTGGTCAGCGGCGAGGGCCACCTGGTCTGCGGCAAGTGCCGCAACTGCCTGGCCGGGCGGCGCCACCTGTGCCGCAACACCATCGGCCTGGGCGTCAACCGGGACGGCGCGTTCGCCGAGTACGTCGCGCTGCCCGCCTCCAACGTCTGGGTGCACCGGGTGCCGGTCGACCTGGACGTCGCCGCCATCTTCGACCCGTTCGGCAACGCCGTGCACACCGCGCTCTCCTTCCCGCTGGTCGGTGAGGACGTGCTGGTCACCGGCGCGGGCCCGATCGGCATCATGGCGGCGGCCGTCGCCAAGCACGCCGGCGCCCGGCACGTGATGATCACCGACGTCAGCCCCTACCGCCTGGACCTGGCCCGCCAGGTGGGCGTCTCGCTGGCGCTGGACGTCTCGGAGCACACCATCGAGGAGGGCCAGCAGAAGCTCGGCCTGCGCGAGGGCTTCGACGTGGGCCTGGAGATGTCCGGCCGTCCCGAGGCGCTGCGCTCGATGATCGACAACATGACGCACGGCGGCAGGATCGCCATGCTCGGCCTGCCCGCCGAGGACTTCTCGATCGACTGGGCGAAGGTGGTCACCTCCATGATCACCATCAAGGGCATCTACGGCCGCGAGATGTTCGAGACCTGGTACGCGATGTCGGTGCTGCTGGAGGGCGGCCTCGACCTGACCCCGGTGATCACCGGCCGGTACGCCGCCCAGGACTTCGAGGCCGCCTTCGACGAGGCGGCGAGCGGTCGCTGCGGCAAGATCATTCTCGACTGGTCGACGATCTGA
- a CDS encoding GNAT family N-acetyltransferase — translation MTTLQQNTLGDFLDDAARGVFPPPDGGVTVVAQPGGRTAGVLAFSAHAVVFTDEDPAWVRAELARITSDPLAAPLGPAFLTAFAARTGRVIGNVDLLTVAGRLTGEPPLPLVEIEDREHPRVVRALAFRDGVRVWTVPGGVLVLGRGVAGRWEAAVEVDPGAQGRGLGRALGISARHLLPEGDVVWAQQAPGNATSVRAFQAAGYRPVGAEVLLSLGQRR, via the coding sequence ATGACGACCCTTCAGCAGAACACCCTGGGCGACTTCCTGGACGACGCGGCCCGGGGAGTGTTCCCGCCCCCGGACGGCGGGGTGACGGTGGTGGCGCAGCCGGGCGGGCGCACGGCCGGGGTGCTCGCGTTCAGCGCGCACGCGGTGGTCTTCACCGACGAGGACCCGGCCTGGGTGCGGGCCGAGCTGGCCCGGATCACCAGCGATCCCCTGGCCGCCCCGCTCGGCCCCGCCTTCCTGACCGCCTTCGCCGCCCGCACCGGGCGGGTGATCGGCAACGTCGACCTGCTGACCGTGGCCGGCCGGCTGACCGGCGAACCGCCGCTGCCGCTGGTCGAGATCGAGGACCGCGAACACCCGCGGGTGGTGCGGGCCCTGGCCTTCCGCGACGGAGTGCGGGTCTGGACGGTGCCGGGCGGGGTGCTGGTGCTGGGGCGCGGGGTGGCCGGGCGCTGGGAGGCGGCCGTCGAGGTGGACCCCGGCGCGCAGGGCCGCGGGCTGGGGCGGGCACTGGGGATCAGCGCCCGCCACCTGCTCCCCGAGGGCGACGTGGTCTGGGCCCAGCAGGCGCCGGGCAACGCGACCAGCGTGCGGGCCTTCCAGGCGGCGGGCTACCGTCCGGTCGGCGCGGAGGTGCTGCTCAGCCTGGGACAGCGGCGCTGA
- a CDS encoding enoyl-CoA hydratase/isomerase family protein, translated as MTRFVTLDVADAVGTIRLARPPMNALDIAMQDQLREVAQEATDRADVRAVVIWGGEKVFAAGADIKEMQRMTYTDMVARGGALQEAFTAVARIPKPVVAAVTGYALGGGCELALCADIRIVAENAKLGQPEILLGLIPGAGGTQRLARLVGPAKAKELIFTGRQVRAEEALRIGLADQVVPAEEVYQAALAWAGKLAAGPAWALRAAKEAVDRGLEGDIDSGLALERSLFAGLFATEDREIGMRSFVEEGPGKAKFN; from the coding sequence ATGACCCGGTTCGTCACCCTGGACGTCGCGGACGCCGTCGGCACCATCCGGCTGGCCCGCCCGCCGATGAACGCGCTGGACATCGCCATGCAGGACCAGCTGCGCGAGGTCGCCCAGGAGGCCACCGACCGCGCCGACGTGCGCGCGGTGGTGATCTGGGGTGGCGAGAAGGTCTTCGCGGCCGGCGCCGACATCAAGGAGATGCAGCGCATGACCTACACCGACATGGTGGCCCGCGGCGGCGCGCTGCAGGAGGCGTTCACCGCGGTCGCGCGGATCCCCAAGCCGGTGGTGGCCGCCGTGACCGGCTACGCGCTCGGCGGCGGCTGTGAGCTGGCGCTCTGCGCCGACATCCGGATCGTGGCCGAGAACGCCAAGCTCGGGCAGCCGGAGATCCTGCTCGGCCTGATCCCCGGCGCCGGCGGCACCCAGCGGCTGGCCCGGCTGGTGGGCCCGGCCAAGGCCAAGGAGCTGATCTTCACCGGCCGCCAGGTGCGCGCCGAGGAGGCGCTGCGGATCGGCCTGGCCGACCAGGTGGTGCCGGCCGAGGAGGTCTACCAGGCGGCCCTGGCCTGGGCCGGCAAGCTCGCGGCCGGCCCGGCCTGGGCGCTGCGCGCGGCCAAGGAGGCGGTGGACCGCGGGCTGGAGGGCGACATCGACAGCGGCCTGGCCCTGGAGCGCTCGCTCTTCGCCGGCCTCTTCGCCACCGAGGACCGCGAGATCGGCATGCGCAGCTTCGTCGAGGAGGGCCCGGGCAAGGCCAAGTTCAACTGA
- a CDS encoding MFS transporter: MSSSSYRALLRVPGVTPVFAVALVGRLSYGTVSLALVLTVQHRTGSYSAVGAALALFGLTCAALAPVRAGLIDRHSARRVLPVLGLLYGATLLALAVVRDRPALLALAAVAGVFAPPLGPVLRARWSELLGVHGMLERAFSLDAVTEELLYVGGPLLVGLLGGPTGLLLSAALVVTGALGLAALIPAPAPATSSEGARRAPGLGLVPGIGRPVAVAAALGAALGGLSLLLVVAAGARGQSGALAWLEAALAAGSAVGGLAHGAVHWRRPVAARLTLTAAGLAGLLAVAGCALWAGGLVALAVGIALTGLFVSPTLATAYVLADQRTAPEHRTKAGSWVNTAFNAGSALGLAATGPLAGHLPATACFGLVAAPLLLVALTPRTRGRARGAAPRPEPVGTPEPARVGA; encoded by the coding sequence ATGTCTTCGTCCTCCTACCGGGCGCTGCTGCGCGTGCCCGGTGTCACCCCCGTCTTCGCCGTCGCCCTGGTCGGGCGGCTCTCCTACGGCACCGTCTCGCTCGCCCTGGTGCTGACGGTGCAGCACCGCACCGGCTCCTACTCGGCCGTGGGCGCGGCGCTCGCCCTCTTCGGGCTGACCTGCGCCGCGCTGGCCCCGGTGCGGGCCGGGCTGATCGACCGTCACAGCGCCCGGCGGGTGCTGCCGGTGCTCGGCCTGCTCTACGGTGCCACCCTGCTCGCGCTCGCGGTGGTCCGCGACCGGCCCGCGCTGCTCGCACTGGCGGCCGTGGCAGGTGTCTTCGCTCCCCCGCTCGGGCCGGTGCTGCGCGCCCGGTGGAGCGAACTGCTCGGCGTCCACGGCATGCTGGAGCGCGCCTTCAGCCTGGACGCGGTGACCGAGGAACTGCTGTACGTCGGTGGGCCGCTGCTGGTCGGGCTGCTCGGCGGCCCCACCGGACTGCTGCTCAGCGCGGCGCTGGTGGTGACCGGGGCGCTGGGCCTGGCCGCGCTCATCCCGGCCCCCGCCCCCGCCACCTCCTCGGAGGGCGCCCGGCGGGCGCCCGGGCTCGGGCTGGTCCCCGGGATCGGGCGGCCGGTCGCCGTCGCGGCGGCGCTGGGTGCCGCGCTGGGCGGGCTCAGCCTGCTTCTGGTGGTCGCGGCCGGTGCCCGCGGCCAGTCCGGCGCGCTCGCCTGGCTGGAGGCCGCGCTGGCCGCGGGCAGCGCGGTCGGCGGCCTGGCGCACGGCGCCGTCCACTGGCGCCGCCCGGTGGCGGCCCGGCTGACGCTGACGGCGGCCGGCCTCGCCGGGTTGCTCGCGGTCGCGGGCTGCGCGCTCTGGGCGGGCGGGCTCGTCGCCCTGGCCGTCGGGATCGCCTTGACCGGCCTGTTCGTCAGCCCGACCCTGGCCACCGCCTACGTGCTGGCCGACCAGCGGACGGCGCCGGAGCACCGCACCAAGGCGGGCAGTTGGGTGAACACCGCGTTCAACGCCGGCTCCGCCCTCGGCCTGGCCGCCACCGGCCCGCTGGCCGGACACCTGCCGGCCACCGCCTGCTTCGGCCTCGTGGCCGCGCCGCTGCTCCTGGTCGCGCTGACACCCCGCACGCGGGGCCGGGCGCGGGGCGCCGCGCCGCGCCCGGAGCCGGTGGGCACCCCGGAGCCGGCGCGGGTCGGAGCCTGA
- a CDS encoding 8-amino-7-oxononanoate synthase, protein MILQPVASARPAAPAAVFDWLDEAAELRARAGLTRTLRSRPAEDPVLDLASNDYLGLTHHPEVTRAAAEAALRWGGGSTGSRLVTGTTELHTELEVELADFYGVEAALVFSSGYAANLAALTALTDPDTLIVSDAYNHASLIDGCRLSRAAVHRAPHADPAAVAAVLEGRAQPRALVVSDTVFSVDGNAAPLPALAAAARAHGAALLVDDAHGLGVLGAGGRGALTAAGLAGEPDLVATATLSKSLGSQGGVVLGPQRVIRHLVETARTFIFDTGLAPAAAGAALGALRLLRAEPERAARAREVARTLSARLTAAGLLASVPDAAVVSVRAPGPEQALAWAADCRTAGLAVGCFRPPSVPDGYSRLRLTARADLTSDQIDLAVRTLAATAAAH, encoded by the coding sequence ATGATCCTGCAACCCGTCGCGTCCGCCCGCCCGGCCGCGCCCGCCGCCGTCTTCGACTGGCTCGACGAGGCCGCCGAGCTGCGCGCCCGGGCCGGGCTCACCCGCACGCTGCGCAGCCGCCCCGCCGAGGACCCGGTGCTCGACCTGGCGAGCAACGACTACCTCGGCCTGACCCACCACCCCGAGGTCACCCGGGCCGCCGCCGAGGCCGCGCTGCGCTGGGGCGGCGGGTCCACCGGGTCGCGGCTGGTCACCGGCACCACCGAGCTGCACACCGAGCTGGAAGTCGAACTGGCCGACTTCTACGGCGTTGAGGCCGCGCTGGTCTTCTCCTCCGGCTACGCCGCCAACCTGGCCGCGCTCACCGCCCTCACCGACCCCGACACGCTGATCGTCTCCGACGCCTACAACCACGCCTCGCTGATCGACGGCTGCCGCCTCTCCCGGGCGGCCGTCCACCGCGCTCCGCACGCCGACCCGGCCGCCGTGGCCGCCGTGCTCGAAGGCCGCGCGCAGCCGCGCGCGCTGGTGGTCAGCGACACCGTCTTCTCGGTGGACGGCAACGCCGCCCCGCTGCCCGCGCTGGCCGCCGCCGCCCGCGCGCACGGCGCGGCGCTGCTGGTGGACGACGCGCACGGGCTCGGCGTGCTCGGCGCGGGCGGGCGCGGCGCGCTGACCGCCGCCGGGCTCGCGGGGGAGCCGGACCTGGTGGCCACCGCGACGCTCTCCAAGTCGCTCGGCTCGCAGGGCGGCGTGGTGCTCGGGCCCCAGCGGGTGATCAGGCACCTGGTCGAGACCGCCCGCACCTTCATCTTCGACACCGGGCTCGCCCCGGCCGCCGCGGGCGCGGCGCTCGGCGCGCTGCGCCTGCTGCGGGCCGAGCCCGAGCGCGCGGCTCGCGCCCGCGAGGTCGCCCGCACCCTGTCCGCCCGCCTCACCGCCGCCGGCCTGCTCGCCAGCGTCCCGGACGCGGCCGTCGTCTCGGTCCGCGCCCCGGGCCCCGAGCAGGCCCTGGCCTGGGCCGCCGACTGCCGCACCGCGGGCCTCGCGGTGGGCTGCTTCCGCCCGCCCTCAGTCCCGGACGGCTACTCGCGCCTGCGACTGACGGCGCGGGCCGATCTGACCTCCGATCAGATCGATCTGGCGGTGCGGACCCTGGCCGCGACGGCCGCCGCGCACTGA
- a CDS encoding DUF3516 domain-containing protein encodes MPKPADADALYTTFAAWAEERGITLYPAQEDALIELFTGANVILATPTGSGKSLVAAGAHFAALAEGKRTFYTAPIKALVSEKFFDLCKIFGTEQVGMMTGDASVNPTAPIICCTAEVLANIALRDGERADIGQVVMDEFHFYAEPDRGWAWQIPILELPQAQFLLMSATLGDVRRFEEDLTRRNGKPTTVVRSATRPVPLFYEYKRTTLHDTLEELLTTGQAPVYVVHFTQKEAVERAQSLMSINMCSKAEKDAIAALIGNFRFTTKFGRNLSRFVRHGIGVHHAGMLPKYRRLVERLAQAGLLKVICGTDTLGVGVNVPIRTVLFTALSKYDGVKVRVLRAREFHQIAGRAGRAGFDTVGQVIAQAPEHVVENDKAVAKAGDDPKKKRKVVRKKAPEGFVGWSEETFERLIGAEPEPLVSRFRVSHAMLLAVIGRPGNAFEAMRKLLTDNHEDRGAQRRHIRSTIAIYRSLLAGGVVERLAEPDAEGRIVRLTVDLQENFALNQPLSTFALAAFELLDPQSPSYALDVVSVVEATLDDPRQILAAQQNKARGEAIGEMKRDGIEYEERMERLQEVTWPKPLEELLDHAYEVYRRAHPWIGDYALAPKSVVRDLFERAMTFVDYVGHYDLARTEGIVLRYLAGAYKALEQTVPEDSKTEALKDVIAWLGELVRQVDSSLLDEWEQLANPSEDAEEQRELESKPLPVTANERAFRVLVRNEMFRRVELSALEHYGALGELDGEYGWDAERWAQAMDAYYEEHDDLGTGPDARGPKMLLIEEDEVDGIWRVRQIFDDPAGDHDWGISAEVDLHGSDAEGRAVLRVTGVNRLG; translated from the coding sequence ATGCCCAAGCCCGCTGACGCCGACGCGCTCTACACCACCTTCGCCGCGTGGGCCGAGGAGCGGGGCATCACGCTCTACCCCGCCCAGGAGGACGCGCTGATCGAGCTGTTCACCGGCGCCAACGTGATCCTGGCGACCCCCACGGGGTCGGGCAAGTCCCTGGTGGCGGCGGGCGCGCACTTCGCGGCGCTGGCGGAGGGCAAGCGGACCTTCTACACCGCCCCGATCAAGGCGCTGGTCTCGGAGAAGTTCTTCGACCTCTGCAAGATCTTCGGCACCGAGCAGGTCGGCATGATGACCGGCGACGCGAGCGTGAACCCGACCGCGCCGATCATCTGCTGCACCGCCGAGGTGCTCGCGAACATCGCGCTGCGCGACGGTGAGCGGGCCGACATCGGCCAGGTGGTGATGGACGAGTTCCACTTCTACGCCGAGCCCGACCGCGGCTGGGCGTGGCAGATCCCGATCCTGGAGCTGCCGCAGGCGCAGTTCCTGCTGATGTCGGCCACCCTGGGCGATGTGCGCCGCTTCGAGGAGGACCTGACCCGGCGCAACGGCAAGCCGACCACCGTGGTCCGCTCGGCCACCCGCCCGGTGCCGCTCTTCTACGAGTACAAGCGCACCACCCTGCACGACACCCTGGAGGAGCTGCTGACGACCGGTCAGGCCCCGGTCTACGTCGTGCACTTCACCCAGAAGGAGGCGGTGGAGCGGGCCCAGTCGCTGATGAGCATCAACATGTGCTCGAAGGCGGAGAAGGACGCCATCGCCGCGCTGATCGGCAACTTCCGCTTCACCACCAAGTTCGGCCGCAACCTCTCCCGCTTCGTGCGGCACGGCATCGGCGTGCATCACGCCGGCATGCTGCCCAAGTACCGCCGCCTGGTCGAGCGCCTGGCCCAGGCCGGTCTGCTGAAGGTGATCTGCGGCACCGACACGCTGGGCGTCGGCGTCAACGTGCCGATCCGCACCGTGCTGTTCACCGCGCTCTCCAAGTACGACGGGGTCAAGGTCCGGGTGCTACGGGCCCGCGAGTTCCACCAGATCGCCGGGCGGGCCGGACGGGCCGGCTTCGACACCGTCGGCCAGGTGATCGCCCAGGCGCCCGAGCACGTGGTGGAGAACGACAAGGCGGTCGCCAAGGCCGGCGACGACCCGAAGAAGAAGCGCAAGGTGGTGCGCAAGAAGGCGCCGGAAGGTTTCGTCGGCTGGAGCGAGGAGACCTTCGAGCGGCTGATCGGGGCCGAGCCCGAGCCGCTGGTCTCCCGGTTCCGGGTCAGCCACGCGATGCTGCTCGCGGTGATCGGCCGTCCCGGCAACGCCTTCGAGGCGATGCGCAAGCTGCTCACCGACAACCACGAGGACCGCGGCGCCCAGCGCCGGCACATCCGCTCGACGATCGCCATCTACCGCTCGCTGCTGGCCGGCGGCGTGGTGGAGCGGCTGGCGGAGCCGGACGCCGAGGGCCGGATCGTGCGCCTGACCGTGGACCTGCAGGAGAACTTCGCGCTCAACCAGCCGCTCTCCACCTTCGCGCTGGCCGCCTTCGAGCTGCTCGACCCGCAGTCGCCGAGCTACGCGCTGGACGTGGTCTCGGTGGTCGAGGCGACCCTCGACGACCCGCGCCAGATCCTGGCCGCACAGCAGAACAAGGCGCGCGGCGAGGCGATCGGCGAGATGAAGCGCGACGGGATCGAGTACGAGGAGCGGATGGAGCGGCTCCAGGAGGTCACCTGGCCCAAGCCGCTGGAGGAGCTGCTCGACCACGCCTACGAGGTCTACCGCCGCGCGCACCCGTGGATCGGCGACTACGCGCTGGCACCCAAGTCGGTGGTCCGCGACCTGTTCGAGCGTGCGATGACCTTCGTGGACTACGTCGGCCACTACGACCTGGCGCGCACCGAGGGCATCGTGCTGCGCTACCTGGCCGGCGCCTACAAGGCGCTGGAGCAGACCGTCCCCGAGGACAGCAAGACCGAGGCGCTCAAGGACGTGATCGCCTGGCTGGGCGAGCTGGTCCGCCAGGTCGACTCCAGCCTGCTCGACGAGTGGGAGCAGCTCGCCAACCCGAGCGAGGACGCCGAGGAGCAGCGCGAGCTGGAGAGCAAGCCGCTGCCGGTGACGGCCAACGAGCGGGCCTTCCGGGTCCTGGTGCGCAACGAGATGTTCCGCCGGGTCGAGCTCTCCGCACTCGAACACTACGGCGCGCTGGGCGAGTTGGACGGCGAGTACGGCTGGGACGCCGAGCGCTGGGCGCAGGCGATGGACGCCTACTACGAGGAG